The following are encoded together in the Salvia hispanica cultivar TCC Black 2014 chromosome 6, UniMelb_Shisp_WGS_1.0, whole genome shotgun sequence genome:
- the LOC125196670 gene encoding auxin-induced protein 22B-like encodes MDSDLNLKATELRLGLPGTTDAISPPKNNKRSSPDSDSAPSPPKAQIVGWPPVRSYRKNNLAEVESGSFVKVSMDGAPYLRKIDLKVYNGYLELLEGLEKMFKLTIGEYSEREGYKGSEYAPAYEDKDGDLMLVGDVPWEMFKSSCKKLRIMKASDARGLGCAV; translated from the exons ATGGATTCCGATCTCAATTTGAAGGCCACCGAGCTCCGATTGGGGCTTCCCGGCACCACCGATGCAATTTCTCCCCCCAAAAACAACAAGCGCTCATCCCCTGACTCCGATTCCGCCCCCTCACCTCCCAA GGCACAGATTGTGGGGTGGCCGCCGGTTAGATCTTACCGGAAGAACAATTTGGCGGAGGTGGAAAGTGGGAGTTTTGTGAAGGTGAGCATGGATGGAGCTCCTTACCTCAGGAAGATTGATTTGAAGGTTTACAATGGCTATTTGGAGCTTCTTGAGGGTTTGGAGAAGATGTTTAAGCTCACCATAGGTGAATACAGTGAGAGAGAGGGATACAAAGGGTCTGAATATGCACCTGCCTATGAAGACAAAGATGGTGACTTGATGCTTGTTGGGGATGTTCCATGGGAGATGTTCAAGTCATCTTGCAAGAAGCTGAGGATCATGAAAGCCTCAGATGCCAGAGGCTTAGGCTGTGCTGTATGA
- the LOC125196547 gene encoding uncharacterized protein LOC125196547, with product MPFPMRIQPIDAIRHDVVKPPVLKSRLKRLFDRPFNSVLRNSSAEKQAPGGEKDGGTAPEFEPSSVCLDKMVQNFMEDNNDKQSLASAVKCGRHRCNCFNGKSNDSSDDEIDFLSDSLAANSSFTDPSDSLKSLIPCASVEERNLLADTSRIVEKNSKTCKRKDELRKVVSDGLVAVGYNASVCKSKWEKTSSVPAGEHEYIDVITEGGERLIIDVDFRSEFEIARSTGGYKSILQCLPSIFVGKSDRLLQIISIASEAARQSLKKKGMHIAPWRKAEYVKSKWLGPHTRTAAPDGVVQKPDDEVRPGPEVIEVLESERGELDLIFGEETSSPECGGEKPSSPVVFSGEIARSVTWQLPELRPKSLERGNKMVVTGLAALLREKL from the exons ATGCCTTTTCCGATGAGAATCCAGCCGATCGATGCGATCCGGCACGACGTCGTCAAGCCGCCGGTGTTGAAATCGCGGCTGAAGCGGCTTTTCGACCGTCCATTCAACAGTGTTCTGAGGAATTCATCAGCTGAGAAGCAGGCGCCCGGAGGAGAGAAAGACGGCGGCACGGCGCCGGAATTCGAGCCGAGCTCCGTTTGTTTGGATAAAATGGTTCAGAATTTCATGGAAGACAACAACGATAAGCAATCGCTCGCCTCCGCCGTGAAATGCGGCCGTCACCGATGCAACTGCTTTAACGGCAAGAGCAACGACAGCTCCGACGACGAGATCGATTTCTTGTCGGACTCGTTAGCAGCGAATTCATCCTTCACTGATCCCTCCGATAGTCTCAAG AGCTTGATTCCCTGCGCGAGCGTGGAGGAGAGAAATTTACTGGCAGACACTTCGAGAATCGTCGAAAAAAACAGCAAAACTTGTAAACGGAAAGACGAATTGAGAAAAGTCGTCAGCGATGGCCTTGTTGCTGTTGGATACAACGCCTCTGTTTGCAAATCGAAATGGGAAAAAACTTCTTCTGTTCCAGCCG GGGAGCACGAATACATCGATGTGATAACGGAAGGCGGAGAGAGGCTAATAATCGACGTGGATTTCCGATCGGAGTTCGAGATCGCGCGATCAACAGGCGGTTACAAGTCGATATTGCAGTGCCTACCGTCGATCTTCGTCGGGAAATCCGACCGGCTACTGCAGATCATCTCGATCGCGTCGGAAGCGGCCAGGCAGAGCCTGAAGAAGAAGGGAATGCACATCGCGCCGTGGCGCAAAGCCGAGTACGTCAAGTCTAAATGGCTCGGCCCTCACACACGCACCGCAGCCCCAGACGGCGTCGTTCAGAAGCCCGACGACGAGGTCCGGCCCGGGCCCGAAGTCATTGAAGTTCTAGAGAGCGAGAGGGGGGAGCTGGACCTGATTTTCGGGGAGGAAACGTCATCGCCGGAGTGTGGTGGGGAGAAACCGAGTTCGCCGGTGGTTTTCTCGGGCGAAATAGCGCGGTCTGTGACGTGGCAGTTGCCGGAGCTGCGGCCCAAGAGTTTGGAGAGGGGGAATAAGATGGTCGTCACGGGATTGGCCGCGCTCCTCAGAGAAAAACTCtga
- the LOC125197489 gene encoding magnesium transporter MRS2-3-like isoform X2 encodes MLESVRAKYPGGRKKGGWLVVKSTGAVEEVGKQAVMQRTGLPSRDLRMLDTALSYPSAIMGRDEAIVVNLESISCIITSTQMIFLNSKHPYLTSFINNMQQLFRHRHDFYTTKEAPMDQTDDQENVILPFEFFALEACLQATCKSLDEEATRLEQEAHPALDKLTSKISNLNLDWVRVIKTRLVAITGRVQKVRDELEHLLDDDQDMAQMYLTEKLEDDEEEDVRPNLEELEMILEAYFVEMEGTLNKLLNLREMVESREEYIKTMLDVKQNQSLQTQVVINTTSLAVGTLIVLTGVFGMNIGIEMFDPTKYGTSDFLWTVGGGTMASVFCCVVAVIWYKSQGLLD; translated from the exons ATGTTGGAATCAGTGAGAGCGAAATATCCCGGGGGAAGGAAGAAGGGAGGGTGGCTAGTAGTGAAGTCAACGGGGGCGGTGGAGGAGGTCGGGAAGCAGGCCGTGATGCAGCGAACAGGCCTCCCGAGCCGAGATCTTCGTATGCTGGACACTGCTCTCTCTTACCCCTCCGCCATCATGGGGCGAGACGAGGCCATCGTGGTCAATTTGGAAAGCATCAGCTGCATCATCACATCCACACAGATGATTTTCCTCAATTCCAAACACCCTTACCTCACCTCTTTCATCAACAATATGCAACAACTCTTTCGCCATCGCCATGATTTTTACACCACTAAAGAAGCGCCAATGGATCAAACTGATGATCAAGAGAATGTGATTCTGCCGTTTGAATTTTTCGCGCTCGAGGCGTGCCTCCAAGCTACTTGCAAGAGCCTGGATGAGGAA GCAACGAGACTGGAGCAAGAAGCTCATCCGGCATTGGATAAGCTCACTTCCAAGATTAGCAATCTCAATCTAGATTGGGTTCGAGTTATTAAGACGCGTTTGGTTGCAATAACCGGCCGCGTGCAAAAG GTGAGGGATGAGTTGGAGCATTTGCTTGACGACGATCAAGATATGGCACAGATGTATTTGACAGAGAAGTTAGAGGACGACGAAGAGGAGGATGTTAGGCCCAATTTGGAGGAGCTCGAGATGATTCTAGAAGCATATTTTGTGGAAATGGAAGGCACTTTGAATAAGCTATTAAAT TTGAGGGAGATGGTGGAGAGCAGAGAAGAATACATAAAAACAATGCTGGATGTGAAACAGAACCAGTCTCTGCAAACgcaagtggtgatcaatacAACGAGTTTGGCGGTTGGCACGCTTATTGTGCTCACAGGGGTGTTTGGCATGAACATTGGCATCGAAATGTTCGATCCAACCAAATATGGGACGTCCGACTTTCTCTGGACCGTCGGTGGAGGCACCATGGCCTCGGTTTTCTGTTGTGTTGTGGCAGTTATCTGGTACAAGAGCCAAGGTCTTTTGGATTAA
- the LOC125192464 gene encoding uncharacterized protein At5g64816 has protein sequence MVEVWWTLLGAAVPVFAAGQALRIKARHAEEQRIKSARGREKSADDIFVCERVCTSKRMLKKVGGFSKDPIPDTCVTVCGVSELDACADACARTVCVNQHQVPNWNDVCLRRCQSECLKLSASHSS, from the coding sequence ATGGTGGAGGTATGGTGGACACTGCTCGGTGCAGCCGTTCCCGTTTTCGCTGCTGGTCAAGCTCTGAGAATCAAGGCGAGACATGCTGAGGAGCAACGGATCAAAAGTGCTCGGGGAAGGGAGAAGAGCGCAGACGACATCTTTGTCTGTGAGAGGGTTTGCACGTCGAAGAGGATGCTGAAGAAAGTGGGGGGCTTCTCCAAGGATCCAATCCCAGACACATGTGTCACGGTCTGTGGAGTTTCTGAGCTTGATGCTTGCGCGGATGCCTGTGCTCGGACTGTGTGCGTTAACCAACACCAGGTACCCAATTGGAACGACGTTTGCCTTCGTAGATGTCAGAGTGAATGCCTCAAGTTATCTGCTTCTCACTCTTCATGA
- the LOC125191964 gene encoding transcription factor UNE12-like isoform X3, with translation MATNPSEGYAADFFDQILSMPSYAGLTATAVGSSSVTPPLNPSASQLYQPPSMFPPGLSMGSSLAAVGNAGLAFQGHPTSGPAVSAPPSIRPRVRARRGQATDPHSIAERLRRERISERIKALQEIVPSCTKTDRAAMLDEILDYVKFLRLQVKVLSMSRVGVAGAAAQINAEPNNPVCEKWASEETECEVAKLMEDDVGAAMQFLQSKSLCIMPISLASLIYPTTLPDDSTLVKAEPS, from the exons ATGGCCACGAACCCGTCGGAGGGCTACGCCGCCGACTTCTTCGACCAAATCCTCTCGATGCCTTCCTACGCCGGACTCACCGCCACCGCCGTCGGTAGTTCGTCGGTGACACCGCCGTTGAACCCTAGTGCCTCGCAGCTCTACCAACCGCCGTCCATGTTTCCGCCCGGCCTCAGCATGGGTAGCTCCCTTGCTGCCGTCGGCAACGCTGGACTT GCATTTCAAGGTCATCCTACATCTGGTCCAGCAGTCTCTGCGCCGCCTTCCATTAGGCCAAGGGTACGGGCACGAAGGGGGCAAGCAACGGATCCGCACAGTATTGCTGAGAGG CTGCGTAGGGAAAGGATATCGGAGAGGATCAAGGCATTGCAAGAAATCGTTCCCAGCTGCACCAAG ACGGATAGAGCTGCCATGCTCGATGAGATACTGGATTACGTCAAGTTCCTTAGGCTTCAGGTCAAG GTTCTGAGCATGAGTAGAGTGGGTGTGGCTGGAGCGGCAGCACAGATCAATGCTGAACCTAATAATCCCGTGTGCGAGAAGTGGGCGAGCGAGGAAACAGAATGTGAGGTAGCTAAACTCATGGAAGATGATGTGGGAGCTGCTATGCAGTTCCTCCAATCCAAATCACTCTGCATCATGCCTATCTCACTTGCATCACTAATCTACCCCACTACTCTACCTGACGACTCTACACTTGTCAAAGCTGAGCCCTCATGA
- the LOC125192463 gene encoding major allergen Pru ar 1-like → MGVTTFCDEYTSPIAPLRIFKASIVDSHNLIPKLLPQAIKSIEITQGDGGAGSIKQINFAEGSPLKCVKYRVDELDEKTLTYCYTLVEGDALAAKLEKITYEVKFEESGNGGSISKVTSKYYTAGDFTLKEEEVKAGKERVLGMYKAVEAFLIQNPDAYV, encoded by the exons ATGGGTGTTACCACATTCTGTGACGAATACACTTCCCCAATTGCGCCATTGAGGATCTTCAAGGCCTCGATCGTTGATTCTCACAACTTGATCCCGAAGCTCCTGCCGCAGGCCATCAAAAGCATTGAGATCACACAAGGTGATGGAGGTGCTGGGAGCATCAAGCAGATCAACTTTGCTGAAG GTAGCCCTCTCAAGTGTGTGAAATACCGCGTGGACGAACTGGATGAGAAGACACTAACTTATTGCTACACATTGGTGGAAGGCGATGCTTTGGCAGCGAAGCTGGAGAAGATAACCTACGAGGTTAAGTTCGAGGAGTCCGGCAATGGGGGCTCAATTTCCAAGGTTACGAGCAAGTACTACACTGCAGGGGACTTCACTCTGAAGGAGGAGGAAGTCAAGGCAGGCAAAGAGAGGGTGTTGGGAATGTACAAAGCTGTTGAAGCTTTCCTCATTCAGAACCCAGATGCCTATGTTTGA
- the LOC125197489 gene encoding magnesium transporter MRS2-3-like isoform X1, with protein sequence MLESVRAKYPGGRKKGGWLVVKSTGAVEEVGKQAVMQRTGLPSRDLRMLDTALSYPSAIMGRDEAIVVNLESISCIITSTQMIFLNSKHPYLTSFINNMQQLFRHRHDFYTTKEAPMDQTDDQENVILPFEFFALEACLQATCKSLDEEQATRLEQEAHPALDKLTSKISNLNLDWVRVIKTRLVAITGRVQKVRDELEHLLDDDQDMAQMYLTEKLEDDEEEDVRPNLEELEMILEAYFVEMEGTLNKLLNLREMVESREEYIKTMLDVKQNQSLQTQVVINTTSLAVGTLIVLTGVFGMNIGIEMFDPTKYGTSDFLWTVGGGTMASVFCCVVAVIWYKSQGLLD encoded by the exons ATGTTGGAATCAGTGAGAGCGAAATATCCCGGGGGAAGGAAGAAGGGAGGGTGGCTAGTAGTGAAGTCAACGGGGGCGGTGGAGGAGGTCGGGAAGCAGGCCGTGATGCAGCGAACAGGCCTCCCGAGCCGAGATCTTCGTATGCTGGACACTGCTCTCTCTTACCCCTCCGCCATCATGGGGCGAGACGAGGCCATCGTGGTCAATTTGGAAAGCATCAGCTGCATCATCACATCCACACAGATGATTTTCCTCAATTCCAAACACCCTTACCTCACCTCTTTCATCAACAATATGCAACAACTCTTTCGCCATCGCCATGATTTTTACACCACTAAAGAAGCGCCAATGGATCAAACTGATGATCAAGAGAATGTGATTCTGCCGTTTGAATTTTTCGCGCTCGAGGCGTGCCTCCAAGCTACTTGCAAGAGCCTGGATGAGGAA CAGGCAACGAGACTGGAGCAAGAAGCTCATCCGGCATTGGATAAGCTCACTTCCAAGATTAGCAATCTCAATCTAGATTGGGTTCGAGTTATTAAGACGCGTTTGGTTGCAATAACCGGCCGCGTGCAAAAG GTGAGGGATGAGTTGGAGCATTTGCTTGACGACGATCAAGATATGGCACAGATGTATTTGACAGAGAAGTTAGAGGACGACGAAGAGGAGGATGTTAGGCCCAATTTGGAGGAGCTCGAGATGATTCTAGAAGCATATTTTGTGGAAATGGAAGGCACTTTGAATAAGCTATTAAAT TTGAGGGAGATGGTGGAGAGCAGAGAAGAATACATAAAAACAATGCTGGATGTGAAACAGAACCAGTCTCTGCAAACgcaagtggtgatcaatacAACGAGTTTGGCGGTTGGCACGCTTATTGTGCTCACAGGGGTGTTTGGCATGAACATTGGCATCGAAATGTTCGATCCAACCAAATATGGGACGTCCGACTTTCTCTGGACCGTCGGTGGAGGCACCATGGCCTCGGTTTTCTGTTGTGTTGTGGCAGTTATCTGGTACAAGAGCCAAGGTCTTTTGGATTAA
- the LOC125191964 gene encoding transcription factor UNE12-like isoform X1, translated as MATNPSEGYAADFFDQILSMPSYAGLTATAVGSSSVTPPLNPSASQLYQPPSMFPPGLSMGSSLAAVGNAGLQDAVAVNSMSNLYPCFDQSQTHSISQAFQGHPTSGPAVSAPPSIRPRVRARRGQATDPHSIAERLRRERISERIKALQEIVPSCTKTDRAAMLDEILDYVKFLRLQVKVLSMSRVGVAGAAAQINAEPNNPVCEKWASEETECEVAKLMEDDVGAAMQFLQSKSLCIMPISLASLIYPTTLPDDSTLVKAEPS; from the exons ATGGCCACGAACCCGTCGGAGGGCTACGCCGCCGACTTCTTCGACCAAATCCTCTCGATGCCTTCCTACGCCGGACTCACCGCCACCGCCGTCGGTAGTTCGTCGGTGACACCGCCGTTGAACCCTAGTGCCTCGCAGCTCTACCAACCGCCGTCCATGTTTCCGCCCGGCCTCAGCATGGGTAGCTCCCTTGCTGCCGTCGGCAACGCTGGACTT CAGGATGCAGTAGCTGTGAATAGCATGAGCAATTTGTATCCTTGTTTTGATCAATCACAGACTCATTCTATCTCTCAG GCATTTCAAGGTCATCCTACATCTGGTCCAGCAGTCTCTGCGCCGCCTTCCATTAGGCCAAGGGTACGGGCACGAAGGGGGCAAGCAACGGATCCGCACAGTATTGCTGAGAGG CTGCGTAGGGAAAGGATATCGGAGAGGATCAAGGCATTGCAAGAAATCGTTCCCAGCTGCACCAAG ACGGATAGAGCTGCCATGCTCGATGAGATACTGGATTACGTCAAGTTCCTTAGGCTTCAGGTCAAG GTTCTGAGCATGAGTAGAGTGGGTGTGGCTGGAGCGGCAGCACAGATCAATGCTGAACCTAATAATCCCGTGTGCGAGAAGTGGGCGAGCGAGGAAACAGAATGTGAGGTAGCTAAACTCATGGAAGATGATGTGGGAGCTGCTATGCAGTTCCTCCAATCCAAATCACTCTGCATCATGCCTATCTCACTTGCATCACTAATCTACCCCACTACTCTACCTGACGACTCTACACTTGTCAAAGCTGAGCCCTCATGA
- the LOC125191964 gene encoding transcription factor UNE12-like isoform X2 has translation MATNPSEGYAADFFDQILSMPSYAGLTATAVGSSSVTPPLNPSASQLYQPPSMFPPGLSMGSSLAAVGNAGLDAVAVNSMSNLYPCFDQSQTHSISQAFQGHPTSGPAVSAPPSIRPRVRARRGQATDPHSIAERLRRERISERIKALQEIVPSCTKTDRAAMLDEILDYVKFLRLQVKVLSMSRVGVAGAAAQINAEPNNPVCEKWASEETECEVAKLMEDDVGAAMQFLQSKSLCIMPISLASLIYPTTLPDDSTLVKAEPS, from the exons ATGGCCACGAACCCGTCGGAGGGCTACGCCGCCGACTTCTTCGACCAAATCCTCTCGATGCCTTCCTACGCCGGACTCACCGCCACCGCCGTCGGTAGTTCGTCGGTGACACCGCCGTTGAACCCTAGTGCCTCGCAGCTCTACCAACCGCCGTCCATGTTTCCGCCCGGCCTCAGCATGGGTAGCTCCCTTGCTGCCGTCGGCAACGCTGGACTT GATGCAGTAGCTGTGAATAGCATGAGCAATTTGTATCCTTGTTTTGATCAATCACAGACTCATTCTATCTCTCAG GCATTTCAAGGTCATCCTACATCTGGTCCAGCAGTCTCTGCGCCGCCTTCCATTAGGCCAAGGGTACGGGCACGAAGGGGGCAAGCAACGGATCCGCACAGTATTGCTGAGAGG CTGCGTAGGGAAAGGATATCGGAGAGGATCAAGGCATTGCAAGAAATCGTTCCCAGCTGCACCAAG ACGGATAGAGCTGCCATGCTCGATGAGATACTGGATTACGTCAAGTTCCTTAGGCTTCAGGTCAAG GTTCTGAGCATGAGTAGAGTGGGTGTGGCTGGAGCGGCAGCACAGATCAATGCTGAACCTAATAATCCCGTGTGCGAGAAGTGGGCGAGCGAGGAAACAGAATGTGAGGTAGCTAAACTCATGGAAGATGATGTGGGAGCTGCTATGCAGTTCCTCCAATCCAAATCACTCTGCATCATGCCTATCTCACTTGCATCACTAATCTACCCCACTACTCTACCTGACGACTCTACACTTGTCAAAGCTGAGCCCTCATGA
- the LOC125196326 gene encoding auxin-responsive protein IAA7-like, whose translation MEVGLNLKATELCLGLPGAAAKITGKRGFSETIDLKLNLQSNESDALDLKENMQNSSAEKAMLPPKDHIKPPAKAQVVGWPPVRAFRKNVMSHQKSKGEESEKAACSGGAAFVKVSMDGAPYLRKVDLKMYKSYQELSDALAKMFSSFTMGNYGTEGMIDFMNERKLMDLLNSSEYVPSYEDKDGDWMLVGDVPWEMFVDSCKRLRIMKGSEAIGLAPRAMEKCKSRC comes from the exons ATGGAAGTCGGCCTGAATCTGAAGGCGACCGAGCTCTGCCTCGGCCTGCCCGGCGCCGCCGCGAAGATCACGGGAAAGAGAGGCTTTTCCGAGACCATCGATCTCAAACTCAACCTCCAGTCAAACGAATCTGACGCCCTGGATCTGAAGGAAAACATGCAGAATTCCTCCGCTGAGAAAGCTATGCTGCCTCCGAAGGATCACATCAAGCCTCCTGCCAA GGCACAGGTGGTGGGATGGCCGCCGGTGAGGGCGTTTCGGAAGAACGTGATGAGCCACCAGAAGAGCAAGGGCGAGGAGTCGGAGAAGGCGGCATGCAGCGGTGGAGCCGCCTTCGTGAAGGTGTCGATGGACGGCGCCCCCTACCTGCGCAAGGTCGACCTGAAGATGTACAAGAGCTACCAAGAGCTCTCTGATGCCTTAGCCAAAATGTTCAGCTCCTTCACCATGG GGAATTATGGGACAGAAGGAATGATAGACTTCATGAATGAGAGGAAATTGATGGATCTGTTGAACAGCTCAGAATATGTTCCTAGTTATGAAGATAAGGATGGTGACTGGATGCTTGTTGGTGATGTTCCATGGga GATGTTTGTTGATTCATGCAAGCGTCTCCGAATTATGAAAGGATCCGAGGCGATTGGATTAG caCCAAGAGCAATGGAGAAATGCAAGAGCAGATGCTAA
- the LOC125196418 gene encoding rRNA-processing protein EFG1-like, translating to MGHGGYGKRKGASTIERKKPAAQRRPKALAIDKKSKAGKPKSVTFKNQIRSIERMLRKDLPLEIKEAQEKKLEELKRQQDIQNRLALERKIFLRYRRIKFFERRKIERRIRRLEKQQRASTGQAQEADISEQLSKLKEDLEYVKFFPKTEKYVSLYVGGDEAEIMEKRNTLRKQIKDNLIAAAASGKELEETGSEDDGALDPSDDDFFLNGSSSEEGEADDEWSARDQASGKAASGMSSDERNQKLISARALMPPPGPSRKPVASSTKNEPKFAGYNKKPYNRAEISTSSNTSSINGRPTYDKKPYSKADGKKPYRRAEISTSSNTSSSSFGRPPPQKRGPVDSTTGTLSSNSDARKPRRKRRPKKKKQ from the exons ATGGGGCACGGAGGCTACGGGAAGCGCAAAGGCGCCTCCACCATCGAGAGGAAGAAGCCCGCCGCCCAGCGCCGCCCCAAGGCCCTAGCAATCGACAAGAAGTCCAAGGCCGGCAAGCCAAAATCCGTCACTTTTAAGAACCAAATCCGCTCCATTGAACGCATGCTTCGCAAA GATCTGCCTCTTGAGATAAAGGAAGCTCAAGAGAAGAAGTTGGAGGAGCTCAAGAGACAACAGGATATTCAAAATCGTCTGGCTCTGGAGCGTAAAATATTTTTGCGGTATAGaaggatcaaattttttg agagaagaaagatcGAAAGAAGGATAAGGCGGCTGGAGAAACAGCAGCGAGCTTCAACTGGGCAGGCTCAGGAAGCAGATATATCTGAGCAACTATCTAAACTGAAGGAAGATCTTGAATATGTCAAG TTCTTTCCAAAAACCGAGAAATATGTCTCGTTATATGTTGGAGGTGACGAGGCTGAAATcatggaaaaaagaaatactttGCGCAAGCAAATTAAGGATAATCTGATTGCAGCTGCTGCAAGTGGAAAGGAGTTGGAAG AAACAGGGAGTGAGGATGATGGTGCCTTAGATCCCAGTGATGATGATTTCTTTCTAAATGGGAGCTCTAGTGAAGAGGGTGAAGCAGATGATGAATGGAGTGCAAG GGATCAAGCCTCTGGCAAGGCAGCATCCGGAATGTCCAGTGACGAAAGAAATCAG AAGCTGATCTCTGCTCGTGCTCTAATGCCACCTCCTGGTCCATCCAGGAAGCCAGTTGCAAGTTCAACTAAGAACGAACCAAAATTTGCAGGATACAATAAGAAGCCATACAACAGAGCTGAGATATCCACATCTAGCAACACTTCTAGTATCAACGGTAGACCTACCTATGATAAGAAGCCATACAGCAAAGCTGACGGTAAGAAGCCTTACAGGAGAGCTGAAATATCCACATCTAGCAACACCTCTAGCAGCAGCTTCGGTAGACCTCCCCCACAAAAGAGAGGCCCCGTGGACTCTACTACTGGTACCTTGAGCTCCAACTCAGACGCTAGAAAACCACGGAGAAAGAGGAGGCCTAAGAAGAAAAAGCAATAG
- the LOC125197544 gene encoding armadillo repeat-containing protein LFR translates to MQKREQIKLGGAAGGSAPPAAKRGRPIGSGTNHAALSAVATAAAAASGDSIAPSILLGPSLQVHSAFAEQNNKRIVMALQSGLKSELTWALNALTLLSFKEKDDVRKDATPLARIPGLLDALLQVIDDWRDIALPRVLTKTPRSRLLGANSAVTGFGNDYETVNSGDSVPHPTAGSGSSNKDPSAQKSTSKSRPSGWWFEEDGLFNLNDEGRAEKQQCAIAASNIIRNFSFMAENELAMGQNRHCLETMFQCLEDYVTEDEELVTNSLETIMNLGPLLDLRIFSSSKPSFIKMTEKRALQAIMGMLGSAVRGWHCAAAELLGRMILNPENESFLMPFAPQIYKRLVDIISFPAGDAQAAAVGALYNLAEVNMDCRLKLASERWAVDRLLKVIKTPHPVPEVCRKAAMILENLVLEPQNKPVLLAYENAFAEMLFSETRYADTFARILHELTSRPSNKITSARGIWGM, encoded by the exons ATGCAAAAGAGAGAGCAAATCAAGCTGGGCGGAGCTGCCGGCGGCTCCGCCCCTCCCGCCGCCAAGAGAGGCCGTCCAATCGGCAGTGGAACCAACCACGCCGCGTTATCTGCTGTAGCGACAGCTGCGGCCGCGGCTTCTGGTGATTCTATCGCACCCTCCATCCTCCTCGGGCCCTCGCTACAGGTCCACTCCGCATTCGCCG AGCAGAATAACAAAAGGATAGTTATGGCTCTTCAAAGTGGATTAAAGAGTGAGTTGACATGGGCATTGAATGCTCTCACATTGCTTTCATTCAAAGAGAAAGATGATGTCCGAAAAGATGCCACTCCTCTAGCCCGGATTCCTGGATTGCTTGATGCTCTACTTCAAGTT ATAGATGACTGGCGTGACATAGCTCTACCAAGGGTTCTCACAAAGACACCAAGGTCGAGACTGCTGGGTGCTAATTCTGCTGTTACTGGATTTGGGAATGATTATGAGACTGTCAATTCCGGTGATTCTGTTCCACATCCTAC TGCTGGCTCTGGTTCTTCAAATAAAGATCCATCTGCCCAAAAGAGTACTTCGAAGTCTCGCCCTTCAGGTTGGTGGTTCGAGGAAGATGGCCTCTTTAACCTCAATGATGAAGGGCGTGCAGAAAAGCAGCAGTGTGCTATAGCTGCttcaaatataattaggaACTTTTCTTTTATGGCTGAGAATGAACTCGCGATGGGTCAGAATCGTCATTGTCTTGAAACAATGTTCCAGTGTTTGGAAGATTATGTTACAG AAGATGAAGAACTCGTCACAAATTCCCTTGAGACAATCATGAATCTGGGCCCATTGCTAGACCTCAGGATATTTAGCTCATCAAAGCCTTCGTTCATCAAAATGAC AGAAAAACGTGCCCTCCAGGCCATCATGGGGATGCTCGGATCTGCTGTTAGAGGCTGGCATTGTGCAGCTGCTGAACTGCTTGGCCGCATGATACTCAACCCTGAGAACGAATCTTTTCTCATGCCGTTTGCTCCACAG ATATACAAGCGATTGGTTGATATTATTAGTTTCCCAGCTGGCGACGCTCAAGCAGCAGCTGTTGGTGCGCTATACAACCTTGCAGAAGTTAACATGGACTGTCGGCTGAAACTAGCTAGTGAGAGATG ggCAGTGGATCGGCTTCTCAAGGTGATAAAAACACCACACCCGGTGCCAGAAGTCTGTAGAAAAGCAGCGATGATTCTGGAGAATCTCGTACTGGAGCCTCAGAACAAGCCAGTGCTGCTAGCATACGAGAATGCGTTTGCAGAGATGCTCTTCTCTGAGACAAGGTACGCTGACACGTTTGCTCGGATATTACATGAATTGACATCTCGACCCAGCAACAAAATCACATCTGCTCGTGGTATTTGGGGCATGTAA